A DNA window from Jaculus jaculus isolate mJacJac1 chromosome 1, mJacJac1.mat.Y.cur, whole genome shotgun sequence contains the following coding sequences:
- the Nanos1 gene encoding nanos homolog 1 isoform X2, with amino-acid sequence MEAFPWAPRSPRRGRVPAPMALVPSARYVSAQGPAHPQPFSSWNDYLGLATLITKAVDGGSPHAGAGPGALGPTLGPVDYDDDEDDDDDCSDEPGSRGRYVGGALELRALELCAGPAEAGLLEERFAELSPFAGRAAAVLLGCAPAAAASAEVTPREERVPAWAAEPRLHAASGAATARLLKPELQVCVFCRNNKEAVALYTTHILKGPDGRVLCPVLRRYTCPLCGASGDNAHTIKYCPLSKVPPPAAARPPPPPPPPRGTRDSLSGKKLR; translated from the exons ATGGAGGCTTTCCCCTGGGCGCCGCGCTCGCCCCGCCGCGGCCGCGTCCCCGCGCCCATGGCGCTCGTGCCCAGCGCCCGCTACGTGAGCGCCCAGGGCCCGGCGCACCCGCAGCCCTTCAGCTCGTGGAACGACTACCTGGGACTCGCCACGCTCATCACCAAGGCGGTGGACGGCG gctccccCCACGCGGGAGCCGGCCCCGGGGCGCTGGGGCCGACGTTGGGACCGGTCGACTACGACGACGACGAAGACGACGACGACGACTGCAGCGACGAGCCGGGGTCCCGGGGCCGCTACGTGGGCGGCGCGCTGGAGCTGCGAGCGCTGGAGCTGTGCGCGGGCCCCGCCGAGGCCGGGCTGCTGGAGGAGCGCTTCGCCGAGCTCAGCCCTTTCGCGGGCCGCGCCGCCGCCGTGCTGCTGGGCTgcgcgcccgccgccgccgccagcgcCGAGGTGACGCCGCGCGAGGAGCGCGTCCCGGCGTGGGCGGCCGAGCCGCGCTTGCACGCGGCCTCCGGGGCGGCCACCGCCCGGCTGCTCAAGCCCGAGCTGCAGGTGTGCGTGTTCTGCCGGAACAACAAGGAGGCCGTGGCGCTCTACACCACCCACATCCTGAAGGGCCCCGACGGGCGGGTGCTGTGCCCGGTGCTGCGCCGCTACACGTGCCCCCTGTGCGGCGCCAGCGGCGACAACGCGCACACCATCAAGTACTGCCCGCTCTCCAAAGTGCCGCCGCCGGCCGCCGCGcgcccgcccccgccgccgcccccgccgcgAGGCACCCGGGACAGCCTGTCCGGCAAGAAGCTACGCTGA
- the Nanos1 gene encoding nanos homolog 1 isoform X1, with amino-acid sequence MEAFPWAPRSPRRGRVPAPMALVPSARYVSAQGPAHPQPFSSWNDYLGLATLITKAVDGEPRLACARGDGGGSPPSSSSSSCCSPHAGAGPGALGPTLGPVDYDDDEDDDDDCSDEPGSRGRYVGGALELRALELCAGPAEAGLLEERFAELSPFAGRAAAVLLGCAPAAAASAEVTPREERVPAWAAEPRLHAASGAATARLLKPELQVCVFCRNNKEAVALYTTHILKGPDGRVLCPVLRRYTCPLCGASGDNAHTIKYCPLSKVPPPAAARPPPPPPPPRGTRDSLSGKKLR; translated from the coding sequence ATGGAGGCTTTCCCCTGGGCGCCGCGCTCGCCCCGCCGCGGCCGCGTCCCCGCGCCCATGGCGCTCGTGCCCAGCGCCCGCTACGTGAGCGCCCAGGGCCCGGCGCACCCGCAGCCCTTCAGCTCGTGGAACGACTACCTGGGACTCGCCACGCTCATCACCAAGGCGGTGGACGGCGAGCCGCGCCTGGCTTGCGCCCGCGGCGACGGCGGTGGCTCCccgccttcctcttcctcctcctcctgctgctccccCCACGCGGGAGCCGGCCCCGGGGCGCTGGGGCCGACGTTGGGACCGGTCGACTACGACGACGACGAAGACGACGACGACGACTGCAGCGACGAGCCGGGGTCCCGGGGCCGCTACGTGGGCGGCGCGCTGGAGCTGCGAGCGCTGGAGCTGTGCGCGGGCCCCGCCGAGGCCGGGCTGCTGGAGGAGCGCTTCGCCGAGCTCAGCCCTTTCGCGGGCCGCGCCGCCGCCGTGCTGCTGGGCTgcgcgcccgccgccgccgccagcgcCGAGGTGACGCCGCGCGAGGAGCGCGTCCCGGCGTGGGCGGCCGAGCCGCGCTTGCACGCGGCCTCCGGGGCGGCCACCGCCCGGCTGCTCAAGCCCGAGCTGCAGGTGTGCGTGTTCTGCCGGAACAACAAGGAGGCCGTGGCGCTCTACACCACCCACATCCTGAAGGGCCCCGACGGGCGGGTGCTGTGCCCGGTGCTGCGCCGCTACACGTGCCCCCTGTGCGGCGCCAGCGGCGACAACGCGCACACCATCAAGTACTGCCCGCTCTCCAAAGTGCCGCCGCCGGCCGCCGCGcgcccgcccccgccgccgcccccgccgcgAGGCACCCGGGACAGCCTGTCCGGCAAGAAGCTACGCTGA